One window of the Novipirellula caenicola genome contains the following:
- the hemP gene encoding hemin uptake protein HemP, translated as MTNPNEATPPAPKKTDATDGVWTSQIAPKIVRFKDLARCGDEIWIEHQGMLYRLRETRQGKLILTK; from the coding sequence ATGACGAATCCAAACGAAGCGACGCCGCCTGCACCCAAAAAAACGGACGCCACCGACGGCGTTTGGACGAGCCAGATCGCGCCAAAAATCGTCCGATTCAAGGATCTTGCCCGCTGCGGGGATGAGATTTGGATTGAGCATCAAGGGATGCTGTACCGATTGCGAGAGACGCGGCAAGGCAAGCTAATTTTGACCAAATAG
- a CDS encoding DUF1559 domain-containing protein, with amino-acid sequence MTTLRPQSVPAHAAENPISPRRTRPGFTLVELLVVIAIIGILVGLLLPAVQAAREAARKMSCTNHMRQIVLAAHNYHGTFGQFPAGSIQSNFISPFVSVLSHLEESNNYQQWDFSKSYSDPYNESVSSQKIATFLCPSMILNRDAPDTRIGSNGRPVETGGPTSYLWCEGTDDYMQKGDGLFGLHWPSYGYQNPPNRFRDCLDGTSSTIALGETVYNYNDYLWTGSTLPSDMVGTVKWGTARWVVGYPKIALGTTLYPLNVHTAANMGGFASQHSGGAHFVYADGSTHFMTDSIDYEIYNALASKNGHEVIPRDDR; translated from the coding sequence ATGACAACGTTACGCCCTCAGTCCGTTCCCGCACACGCTGCCGAAAACCCAATATCCCCTCGTCGCACTCGGCCTGGCTTTACGCTGGTCGAATTGCTGGTCGTGATCGCGATCATCGGCATCCTCGTCGGATTGTTATTGCCCGCCGTGCAAGCCGCCCGCGAGGCGGCACGCAAGATGTCGTGCACCAACCACATGCGTCAAATCGTGCTGGCGGCCCACAACTATCACGGCACATTTGGCCAATTCCCCGCTGGCAGTATCCAAAGCAACTTCATTAGCCCGTTTGTTTCGGTGCTGTCGCATCTCGAGGAATCCAACAACTACCAGCAATGGGATTTCTCGAAAAGCTATAGCGATCCCTACAACGAAAGCGTTTCGTCGCAAAAGATCGCCACGTTCTTGTGCCCGTCGATGATTCTCAATCGCGATGCGCCGGATACTCGCATCGGATCCAACGGTCGTCCCGTCGAAACCGGCGGCCCGACCAGCTATCTGTGGTGCGAAGGAACCGACGACTACATGCAGAAGGGTGACGGACTGTTCGGTCTGCATTGGCCATCGTACGGCTACCAAAACCCGCCGAACCGTTTCCGCGATTGTCTGGACGGAACCTCGTCGACCATCGCACTGGGCGAAACCGTCTACAATTACAACGACTACCTCTGGACCGGCAGCACGCTGCCGAGCGACATGGTCGGGACAGTGAAATGGGGCACCGCACGCTGGGTCGTCGGTTACCCAAAAATCGCATTGGGCACAACGCTTTATCCCCTAAATGTCCACACCGCGGCAAATATGGGTGGATTTGCAAGTCAACATTCCGGCGGCGCCCATTTTGTCTATGCCGACGGCAGTACGCATTTCATGACCGATTCGATCGACTATGAAATCTACAATGCTCTCGCTAGCAAGAATGGTCACGAAGTGATTCCGAGGGACGATCGATGA
- a CDS encoding DUF1559 domain-containing protein translates to MPKLECYFAEQKSVLNTSVSTGCTIHRHDRPRRGGFTLVELLVVIAIIGVLVGLLLPAVQAAREAARRMSCSNNLRQVGLAAQNYHSAYQRFPAGYVSHPTRDGSAPASVMMDSVTWDAGPGWGWAAGLLPFAEGNALADSLRYDQPIWSSFNRQAISASIPMFLCPSATGGDEPFEVKDQSGNPLLIGGQPMKLGRSHYVASHGQESCWGECGSAATGEVFTNIYTSTTKIVPINGDAANVADGPFFRNSKTRFRDVLDGTSNTIFFGEHSSALSEKTWVGVVPGAFTHPRFSSPENGPDAAATLTLVHAGPSGGELDITGSPIIHPVNFPTYHVGQMFAEHLGGGYVCMGDGSVRFVTNFVDLYLWAELSSMDEHEVIDWEKF, encoded by the coding sequence ATGCCGAAGTTAGAGTGTTATTTTGCGGAGCAGAAATCCGTTTTGAATACGTCGGTTTCCACCGGATGCACGATCCATCGTCACGATCGTCCTCGCCGCGGTGGGTTCACGCTGGTTGAATTGCTCGTGGTGATCGCGATCATCGGCGTGTTAGTCGGACTACTGCTTCCTGCGGTCCAAGCCGCACGTGAAGCGGCGCGGCGTATGTCGTGTAGTAACAATTTACGGCAAGTGGGTTTAGCAGCACAAAACTATCATTCGGCTTACCAACGATTTCCCGCCGGCTATGTTTCGCATCCCACACGCGACGGATCGGCGCCAGCGTCGGTGATGATGGATTCGGTCACGTGGGACGCCGGTCCTGGTTGGGGCTGGGCCGCCGGACTCTTGCCATTCGCCGAAGGCAACGCGTTAGCAGACAGCCTTCGCTATGATCAACCGATTTGGTCATCGTTTAATCGGCAAGCGATTTCCGCAAGCATTCCCATGTTCTTGTGTCCAAGTGCGACCGGTGGCGATGAACCGTTTGAAGTCAAAGACCAATCGGGAAATCCGCTGCTCATTGGGGGACAGCCAATGAAGCTTGGGCGCAGCCATTATGTGGCAAGCCACGGCCAAGAAAGCTGTTGGGGGGAATGTGGTTCAGCTGCGACCGGCGAAGTGTTCACGAACATCTATACATCAACGACCAAGATTGTTCCGATCAATGGCGATGCTGCGAACGTTGCCGACGGGCCCTTTTTTCGCAATTCCAAAACACGATTTCGCGACGTGCTGGATGGCACGTCCAACACGATTTTCTTTGGCGAACATAGCTCGGCCCTAAGCGAAAAAACTTGGGTTGGCGTTGTTCCTGGAGCGTTCACCCATCCACGGTTTTCGTCGCCTGAAAATGGCCCCGATGCCGCTGCGACGCTGACGTTGGTTCACGCTGGACCTTCGGGTGGCGAGCTCGACATTACCGGCAGTCCCATTATCCATCCTGTCAATTTCCCCACCTATCACGTCGGGCAAATGTTCGCCGAACATCTCGGTGGCGGCTACGTTTGCATGGGCGACGGATCGGTTCGCTTTGTCACGAATTTTGTTGATTTGTATCTATGGGCGGAACTATCCAGCATGGATGAGCACGAAGTCATTGATTGGGAGAAGTTTTAA
- the mntR gene encoding manganese-binding transcriptional regulator MntR produces MPSKTYQRIRSDHASEVAEDYVEAIADAITERGVCRAIDLVKHFAVTHATVNNTIGRLQRDGFVVTEPYQPIELTAAGKRLATQSRQRHEIVESFLRRMGVSAATAAADSEGIEHHVSKETLAAMKRVLTKGWPSEPS; encoded by the coding sequence TTGCCATCGAAGACTTACCAACGAATTCGATCGGACCATGCCAGCGAGGTTGCCGAGGACTACGTCGAAGCGATCGCGGACGCAATTACCGAGCGAGGCGTATGCCGGGCGATCGATCTCGTCAAACATTTCGCAGTCACGCACGCCACGGTCAACAATACGATCGGCCGGCTGCAGCGTGATGGGTTTGTCGTGACCGAACCCTACCAACCGATCGAATTGACCGCCGCAGGCAAGCGGTTGGCGACGCAGTCACGACAACGCCATGAGATCGTGGAGAGCTTCTTGCGGCGAATGGGAGTCAGCGCGGCGACGGCGGCTGCCGACAGCGAAGGGATCGAGCACCATGTCAGCAAAGAAACGCTGGCGGCTATGAAACGCGTCCTGACCAAAGGCTGGCCCAGCGAGCCGTCCTAA